The Leptospira sp. WS60.C2 genome includes the window CGAAGGCTCTTCCCTTCACTCTGTTTGGTGAAACAGGACCTTCAAAAGAGAAACAAGTGATCTACAATTATGTGGCACAAACTGCGGATGAAAAAAAACGCCAAGTCCACGAGACACTTCCCAAACACACCTATACGATTTACAACAATAAGTATAAAACAACGATCACAAGTCACCACTACACACAATACCGACCCAATTTCCTAAGTTTCAATAAAGTAGCAGTTCTTGTGTTCGATACAAAAAAACAAACCAATAGTTTGTTATTCCGTAAGTTCATTGATATAGCTGATTTGAAGATTACTTACTAATCAAAATTTGTATTCTGTTCCGAATCTCCAAGGCTAAACACTAGTCTTGGAGAGAACACCTACCCACTCTTTTTCCAATCATTCTTTTTTTTAAACATCCCAAGAGAGATATCGTTTCGTTCGAGAGATAGATGGACCTGAATCTTAAAAACAAACGGGATTAGTGGTCGGTGCCTTCTGGGCGAATAGGTGGGAATTGTTCCGATGCACGAGCTCTCCACTCATCCTCTGGGTGGTTTAGGTGCAACCAACCGTTGGCAAAGTCCCAACGACCATCCAAATCCAAAAAATCCCAGAAAATTGCCTGGTTCATGTATTTGTAGGTGTCGAGTAAATCGAGCAGGTCCCTTCGTTTGCGGGGGGAATTTTCCATTCTACTCCAGTTTCGGTAAACTAGAGTGCAGGTCGACGTTTTTTATGGACAAAACCAGGTCTTTCTGCCGAAAATGAAACCAGACATGGCCATCACGAAGGAAAAAAAAGCGGACTTCAATGACAAATTGGTAGATTTCAAAAACTACCTGGAAGAGTTAAAAAAAGAAGCCAATATTTTCAAAGTACAAGCCAAAAAAAGTAAGGAGATGGAGCCTTATTTTAACATCTCCCTTGCCATCAATTCCATCAAAACGATTAACACCTGTATTGTGATTAATGAACTCTCTACTGCTATCCTAGAGATCAACAATAATAACTACTTAGAAACGGCAAGAAAAGAGATTTATAACTGTATTTCCTATATTGAAAAAACAGTTGGGAACAATGTGGACGGTTCCTTATCCGAAAACAAAGAACAACTGGCGAAAATTGAAAGGTTCAATCCAACACAAAGGTTGAATCTGATGAAAGGTTTACTCCAAGCCATCAAAAAAACAATCGCTGCTTTTGGTACCAATTCCAAATGGAAATGGTCATGGCCAGATATCAATTTTCGAGTGGCAGCTTGTACCAAAAATCTTTTTGATTTCATAGCCTATGAAAAAGAGCAAGATTTAGAGAACCCATACTACTATGTTCGGAAAGAACACTTTAACCTCATCATCGAACTTGCCAACCAAGCGGCGCAGGACTATCGCTCTAAATTTGAAATGTCAACACAAGATTCCACAGATTTGAAACATTCCGTGGAAATGTTGGAAATGAACCGTAAAATTTTCCAAATTACAGGCGAAACAGAGGATTTGGAAAAAACGAAAACACTCATCGAATCCTTCCAACAAAAAATCTCGGACCTCGAATCCGACGAGAAAAAGAAAAAAAAGAAACAATAATCGACGATTTTCCCTAGAATCCCTAGTCTAGTTTATAGAAAGGTTATACATTTTTCAAAAGGAGATTTCGAAATATGGCACTTACAGAAATCAATGACGCCAATTTCAAACAAGAAACTGCAAATGGCGTAGTTTTAGTCGATTGTTGGGCAGAGTGGTGTGGGCCGTGTAGAATGGTAGCTCCTGTTCTTGACGAACTTTCGCAAGAGATGACGGATATCAAAATTACGAAACTAAATGTTGATTTCAACCAGAAGACAGCGCAGGAGCTCGGCATCCAATCCATCCCTACCCTTCTTCTCTATAAAGACGGAGTTTTAGTAGACAAAGCAATTGGTGCTTTACCAAAACCGCAAATTAAAAAATTTATAGAAAATCACAAGTAGGAAATAAATTATCCCCTAATGGTCAGTTCCGAACCGAATGGTTTTACAGCACTCCCTAGAGGGGGATATTTAGTCGATACTTCTGAAGGTTACATCCAGTTCGGATCCCCTCCAGAGACAATTAAAGACACCATGGGGCTCGAAAAAAAGACTCCTTTGGTGTTTGTTCTTCCTAATAAATTCTTCCATGTCGAAAAAGGCATCTCGATTGCCGAACTTGAATTCCCGATTTACTTTAATTTCTTCTTTCGCGGTGGCAAAAAAACATTTATCGTTTGTTCTCCTGAACAAAAAGAACAGCTAACTATCGTTCTCGGGGAGTCTCTTATGGGTCCTCAAGATGTCAACCTCACATCCGAATTCATTGATGGTGCAGAAAGTTACGGATTCCCGGATATCAAAGCCGAGATGGCTTATTTTCGCAGTTATAAATCAATGGAAGAGGTAGTGGAATTTGTTTTGTTTGATGAATCCCACAAAGCAAAGTTTGGCGGCATCACCATCGAACAACTACCATCCAATGAATTTCTGGTGGTGGATGGAGAGAAAAAAATCAAAATTCCAGGTGAAGTCGATTTTCACGTCAAATACGATATTGGAAAACGATTGGAAGAACCGTTCCAACCACCTCTCATTGGAATCACATGCCTTGGACCTTCGCATGGATTTGACCCATCCGACAACACATCTGGATTTATCATTTGGTTGAATGGCCAAGGAATCATGGTGGACCCGCCCGTTAACTCAACCGAGTGGTTACGGGAATCCAATGTCAATCCCAAGTTCATCAACTCCATCATTCTTACTCACTGTCATGCAGACCATGATGCGGGAACCTTCCAAAAAATCTTAGAAGAATCCAAGATTACAATTTATGCAACCGCCACGGTGATGGAGTCTTTCTTAAAAAAATATTGCAGTCTAACAAAGATTCCACGAAAAGAAATCACAGATTTATTTGATTTTATCCCAGTAGTAATAGGAAGACCTACCATCATCAATGGTGGGGAGTTTTATTTTCACTATGCACTACATTCGATTCCTTCCGTTGGTTTTGAATTCTTTTTCCAAGACCAATCTTTTTATTATACTTCGGACCATTTAAATGATCCAGAAGCCTTCGACGATATGTACAAAAAAGGTGTCTTGCCAGAAACCAGATACCAGTTCCTAAAAGACTTTCCTTGGGATCGAAAAATCATCTACCACGAAGCAGGAGTCCCTCCCCTTCACACCAAAATCAGTTATTTAGCATCTCTTCCGGAAGAAGTCCAAAAACGGATCACGGTATATCACATTGCCGCCAAAGATATGCCAAAGGGAAACCACCTAACCCTTGCTAAGTTCGGTATTGAGAACACCCTCTATCCGGAGATCACTCCTCCCAAACACCAAGAAGCTTTCCAACTATTAGAAATTCTATCGCAGATTGATATCTTCTCTGGTTTCCCCATCGAAAAGGCAAAAGAGTTCTTACAAATTGTCAAAGAAGAACGATTTCGTCGCGGAGAACAAATCATCAAAAAAGGAACTCACGGGGATCGCTTTTTTATCATCGCTTCTGGGAATGTTCGGTTTGAAGGACTTTCCAGTGACCACTCCGCAGTGAAACGATACGGAACCTATGAGTATTTTGGGGAAGCATCTCTCATTCTCGATACCGTGCGCCAGGCTGATGTATATGCAGAAACGGATGTCCTTGCCCTTACCATTGAAAAAACACGTTTTTTCCAGTTCATTCGGGGATCCAAACTCCACGAAAACTTAATCAAACTGAACAGCATCCGCGAAACCAACACTTGGAAAACCCTCACAGAATCCCAAACGTTCCGAGGTCTCACAAGTTACCAAGTCACCCAATTGGAACTCATCTTGAAGCTCGAAACTGTGAAAAAAGAAGCCGTTCTCATTGAAGAAGGCCAAACCTTCCAAAATGCTTACATCGTTCGCTCAGGAACGGTGGTGGTGATGCAAAACCACAAAACCATACGTGAATTAGGTGCTGGTGACTTTGTCGGGGAAATTTATTCCCTCACGAAGGGGCTTCCCTCTCATTTCAGTTTTATCGCATGGCCAGGGACAGAACTATACGTGCTCTCCCAAGAAGACGCCATCCAATACATCAAGAAAAATCCTGGTGTATATATGAAGCTGAACACTGTTTATAATTGACCTCATTTCGCCATTTCTGTAACATTTCCATATCAAGGAGTCACAAATTTTATGGAGCGTATCCTCCCCTTTACTGAAGAACACCACCAATTCCGCGAGATGGCTCGGAAATTTTTTGAAACAGAAGTAAAACCACACCACGAAGAATGGGAAAAAAACCATATCGTACCGAAAGCAGTTTGGAGAAAGGCCGGGGAAAACGGACTACTTTGTCCCGATGTTCCAACCGAATACGGCGGTTCAGGAGCGGATTTTTTGTACAACATCATCATCATCGAGGAATCGTCTCGAGTTGGAAATAGCGGATTTTTTATCTCTCTCCATAACGATGTAATTGCTCCGTACATTTCGACCTACGCAAGTGAAGAACAAAAGAAACGTTGGTTGCCAAAATGTGCTTCTGGAGAATCCATCCTTGCGGTTGCGATGACAGAACCTGGTGCAGGATCTGATTTAAAATCTCTTCGCACGAGTGCTGTCGATAAAGGTGACCACTTTGTCGTTAACGGACAAAAAACCTTTATTTCGAACGGACAGTTGGCCGACCTCATCATCACTGCCGTAAAACATGATAATGGAACCATTTCTCTTGTGATGATCGAAGAAGGGATGAAAGGTTTCGAACGCGGACGTAACTTAGATAAAATTGGTCTCAAAGCCCAAGACACATCTGAGTTGTATTTTAATGATGTGATCGTTCCAAAAGAAAACCTAATTGGAAAACAAGGACAAGGATTTCGTTACCTCATGCAAAAACTTGCACAAGAACGTTTGGTTCTTGCAGTGGCAGCTGTGGAAGCAACACGACTGGTTCAAAACATCACCCTTCAATACATCAAAGAAAGAAAAGCATTTGGTCAAAAGATCGGTTCATTCCAAAACACAAAATTCAAAATGGCTGAGATGGCAACTGAGTTAGAAATGGCACAAGTCTTCTGTGACAAAGTTGTTATGGAACACATGAAAGGGGAAAACACTACGGCAGAAGCTTCCATGTGCAAATGGTATGCAACAGAAATGCAAAAACGCCATACGGATGAATGTCTACAATTCTTTGGTGGGTATGGTTATATGATGGAGTATCCAATTGCAAGAGCATACCTCGATGCAAGGATCCAAACCATCTATGCAGGAACCACTGAGATCATGAAAGAAATCATTGGTAGAAGTTTAGGGCTTTAGTTCCGGCGCTTCCAAGATTTACCAATTTCAAATTAAAATAAGGCAAACGTCTTTTAAAATACCCGGAGCTTTCGAGCCCGGGTTTTTTATTACACAAAACTCACTAAGTTTAGAAGCTAACCATTCGATTCATCCAAACTAACTTCCGCTGTTTCTTTTCGTATATCGGATGTGAGTCGCATAGAGCAAAAATGAGGACCGCACATGGAACAAAAATGTGCTTTTTTCATTCCATCTTGTGGAAGTGACTCGTCATGATAAGATCTAGCAAGTTCTGGATCGAGGGAAAGGGCGAACTGGTCTTCCCATCGAAACTCAAAACGAGCTTTGCTGAGTAAATCATCTCGTTCTTTGGCACCTGGGTGTCCCTTGGCAAGGTCAGCGGCATGTGCTGCGATCTTATACGCTATCACCCCATCTTTTACATCTTGTTTGTTTGGTAGTCCTAAATGTTCTTTTGGTGTCACATAACAAAGCATTGCTGTTCCATACCATGCTATCATTGCCGCTCCAATGGCAGACGTAATGTGATCGTATCCCGGAGCAATATCTGTGACAAGTGGTCCAAGTGTATAAAAGGGAGCTTCCATACAAATCTCTTCTTGCAGACGCACGTTTTCCTGAATGAGATGCATGGGAACATGTCCTGGTCCTTCCACCATCACCTGGATGTCATCGGCCCAAGCTCGTTTTGTAAGTTCTCCCAAGGTTTTTAATTCTGCAAATTGTGCCGCATCGTTAGCATCATTGATACAACCTGGCCGTAACCCATCACCTAACGAATACGATACACCATACTTTTGCATCACTTTGGAAATGGCATCAAAATGTTCATATAAAAAATTTTCTTTTTTATGATGATTACACCACTTTGCAAGAATGGAACCACCTCTAGAGACAATTCCAGTGATCCGTTTTTCTGTGAGCTTTACATACTCCCTTAAAACACCCGCATGAATCGTAAAATAATCCACACCTTGTTCAGCTTGTTCTTCGAGTGTTTCCAGAAAGACACCAATATTTAAATCCTCTACTTTCCCCTTCACTTTCTCTAATGTTTGGTACAAAGGAACGGTTCCGATCGGAACGGGAGAATTTCGGAGGATCCATTCTCTTGTTTCATGGATGCTTTTTCCCGTTGATAAATCCATCACGGTATCAGCTCCCCAATGTAATGCCCAACGAAGTTTTTCCACCTCGTCTTCAATGGAAGAAAGAATACTAGAGTTCCCGATATTGGCATTGATTTTTACTAAAAACTTTTTACCAATGATCATGGGCTCCAGCTCCAGATGACGTTTGTTCGATGGAATGATCGCTCTACCAATTTTCACTTCATTCAAAACAAGTTGTGGATCCATCCCTTCTCGTTTCGCCACATACAACATTTCTTCGGTAAGAATATTTCGTTTTGCGTAATAGAGTTGAGAGTGGTTAGTATCCCCTTGTTTTTCTCTCGATTCAATCCAGGATTTTCTTAATTTGGGAATGCCCTGTTTGTAATCGTAAGTTTCCTCATGGATACAAAACATGCCTTCCGTTCGATAGGCATTGAATTCGCTTCCATTCGATAGAGGAATCGTTGTTTTAGGGACTTCAATGGTTGGGTGAAGTATTTGTGGTTTGGTGAGTGACATCAGATATCCTTAGCCGGAATCTCTGATCTTCTGGTTCTAAACAAGTTTGAAAATCGGCTAACCAGAGATAGTCGAATTACCTTTCCTTTCGGAATTTCAATGCGACAGGATCCAAATCTGGTTATTTCCGTTTCCCTTCGCAAGCATTACCAAGATCAGGTTCATAAAGGGTATTTCTCAGCCGAATTTTTGGACGTCCAAAAACCTTAGGCACCCCTAACGGTTCTCTCTATTGCGAATCTGAATCTAAATTTTGACAACAAATAATTATTATGGAAGAATTCAAATCTCACGAATTCGATTTGTTTTTTCTAGAAAATACATTGTTACCTAATTTTGATCTGATGAAGATTCAATCGCAAAGCTCAACTTGAGTTAAATCCACATAACGTAAAAAAGACGATAACTCAGAGATTGAATGGAATCTATTTTGCTTGGTCAGACAAGATCAAATCTCATTTATGGGGATCAAACAAACGTTTTAGGGTAATGAACGAAAACAAAGGAAACAGGTTTCGTTTTTGATGGATGATTCTATCTTCAATTCAAAACCCTTCCCTGCCGGATCATCCGATTGATGTAAACCTGAAGGTCTTGTTTTCCCTTCGGTCCCATCGCAGTAAACTGAACACCGTATATGCCCGATTCTTTTGATTTTTTTCCAATTTGTTTGATGATACCCTTGGCCATAAAGTCTGCTAAATCTCCAGGGAGTGCGACTAATATTTCGACGGTTTCATTCATGTCCCATTCATCAAAATGGTTGGGTGCGACAATTCCAACACCTCCCATACTGATATCGCTCGCCTTTAAAACATCCAATAAGGAGGTTCCCATCAAGTGAATTTCAACTGGTTCGTTATCGAGAGGTTTGACACGGACATGTTTCCGTTTTTCTTGGATTGGAGCCATTTGGAAAAAATGGCATGGAATTCCCTCGCTGTAAACTCGGAAATTCTAGCCCTCTCAGTTGTTAAGAAAACGTAGACCGAACTCCGATATATGGTATGATAGGGACTTCATGAGAAATCGTTCATTCGCATTCATCGTATTTTTAGGTATTTTTTACCTCTCCCCTAGCCGTATGGAAGCCGGAGTAACGTGTACGGGTGACGCTTGTACGATTTTACCCGATTCCATCAAATCCCAAATCAATAACCTCGACCAGGCGCTCCAAACACAATACACGGACAAGGTTCTTTCGACAATGTCCGAAGCCGCCGTGGTATCCAATATCAATTCCTCTATGATGGGACCAGGTCTTGTGAACCGATTCCAAGTAGGACTTGGGGTCACTCTTGCAGGCCAACAAAAAGAAGATATCAATGTTGTGTATCAAAACTTAAGTTTTCAGAAATTACCGAATGTGGGAGCATCTCTTGCACCTAACTTTGTGGTGGCGGTTAATTTGGGTTGGCTCACTGGCGGTGGACCATCGGATACAGAACCGGAACTTAAAACTTTTTTACATCGCTTTAATTTATATTTGCATGGGTTTAAGTTTAACTTTGCACAAGGTGATGTTCAAAAAGCAATCGAAGCACAAAACAAAAATGTCGATTTAGGTGGAGACATCACAAACGGTGGTTTCACTTTGCGATACCATCTGATTGAAAACTATTCCGATGGCATCGGTCTTTTTGAATTTTCTGGAATTTCATTAGGATTAGGACTCCACTACCAAAGACAAGTGATTGATGTCACATACAATGACAACAAAGTCCAATCCCTCACGTTAGGTCCTGCCGTAGGAACTTGGGGAGGAGCCACTACTTTCAATTATTCCAGTACAGTCACAAGTGTTCCTATCGATCTAAGAACTGGATTTCGTTTTTTTTACTTTTTTACCTTGTTTGCTGGTGGTGGTACTTCGATGAATTTTGGAAGCTCTTCTTTAAAACTCAGTCGCCAAGGCCCACTCGTTCTTGCTTTAGATTCGGGAGCAATTTCCGCATCTTTATCCCCAGAGATTGCAGCCCTTATCCCCGCTTCCGCTTTGGGTCAAACTAGATCTGGCACTTTGTCTCTTGACGTAAATGGCAAAGCGCAAGCTCCCAACACAACGAACTTCCTCATTGCAGGGCTCGAGATCAACGCACTCATTACCAAACTCACAGTGGAAGCTGTGGTCGCTCAAAATGTACAATCCGTGATGGTCGGAGCAAAATTTACCTTCTAAGGAAAAGGTTTGGCACCTTTTTTGCAACCTAGAAAGGGTGATCGTTTTGGAACCAGTGTGGGGTGTTTCCCACACCAACTGTTTAGGTTCTAAACAATATGCTATATCTT containing:
- the trxA gene encoding thioredoxin; translated protein: MALTEINDANFKQETANGVVLVDCWAEWCGPCRMVAPVLDELSQEMTDIKITKLNVDFNQKTAQELGIQSIPTLLLYKDGVLVDKAIGALPKPQIKKFIENHK
- a CDS encoding acyl-CoA dehydrogenase family protein, which encodes MERILPFTEEHHQFREMARKFFETEVKPHHEEWEKNHIVPKAVWRKAGENGLLCPDVPTEYGGSGADFLYNIIIIEESSRVGNSGFFISLHNDVIAPYISTYASEEQKKRWLPKCASGESILAVAMTEPGAGSDLKSLRTSAVDKGDHFVVNGQKTFISNGQLADLIITAVKHDNGTISLVMIEEGMKGFERGRNLDKIGLKAQDTSELYFNDVIVPKENLIGKQGQGFRYLMQKLAQERLVLAVAAVEATRLVQNITLQYIKERKAFGQKIGSFQNTKFKMAEMATELEMAQVFCDKVVMEHMKGENTTAEASMCKWYATEMQKRHTDECLQFFGGYGYMMEYPIARAYLDARIQTIYAGTTEIMKEIIGRSLGL
- the thiC gene encoding phosphomethylpyrimidine synthase ThiC, which encodes MSLTKPQILHPTIEVPKTTIPLSNGSEFNAYRTEGMFCIHEETYDYKQGIPKLRKSWIESREKQGDTNHSQLYYAKRNILTEEMLYVAKREGMDPQLVLNEVKIGRAIIPSNKRHLELEPMIIGKKFLVKINANIGNSSILSSIEDEVEKLRWALHWGADTVMDLSTGKSIHETREWILRNSPVPIGTVPLYQTLEKVKGKVEDLNIGVFLETLEEQAEQGVDYFTIHAGVLREYVKLTEKRITGIVSRGGSILAKWCNHHKKENFLYEHFDAISKVMQKYGVSYSLGDGLRPGCINDANDAAQFAELKTLGELTKRAWADDIQVMVEGPGHVPMHLIQENVRLQEEICMEAPFYTLGPLVTDIAPGYDHITSAIGAAMIAWYGTAMLCYVTPKEHLGLPNKQDVKDGVIAYKIAAHAADLAKGHPGAKERDDLLSKARFEFRWEDQFALSLDPELARSYHDESLPQDGMKKAHFCSMCGPHFCSMRLTSDIRKETAEVSLDESNG
- a CDS encoding PilZ domain-containing protein — encoded protein: MAPIQEKRKHVRVKPLDNEPVEIHLMGTSLLDVLKASDISMGGVGIVAPNHFDEWDMNETVEILVALPGDLADFMAKGIIKQIGKKSKESGIYGVQFTAMGPKGKQDLQVYINRMIRQGRVLN
- a CDS encoding cAMP/cGMP-dependent 3',5'-cyclic-AMP/GMP phosphodiesterase, whose translation is MVSSEPNGFTALPRGGYLVDTSEGYIQFGSPPETIKDTMGLEKKTPLVFVLPNKFFHVEKGISIAELEFPIYFNFFFRGGKKTFIVCSPEQKEQLTIVLGESLMGPQDVNLTSEFIDGAESYGFPDIKAEMAYFRSYKSMEEVVEFVLFDESHKAKFGGITIEQLPSNEFLVVDGEKKIKIPGEVDFHVKYDIGKRLEEPFQPPLIGITCLGPSHGFDPSDNTSGFIIWLNGQGIMVDPPVNSTEWLRESNVNPKFINSIILTHCHADHDAGTFQKILEESKITIYATATVMESFLKKYCSLTKIPRKEITDLFDFIPVVIGRPTIINGGEFYFHYALHSIPSVGFEFFFQDQSFYYTSDHLNDPEAFDDMYKKGVLPETRYQFLKDFPWDRKIIYHEAGVPPLHTKISYLASLPEEVQKRITVYHIAAKDMPKGNHLTLAKFGIENTLYPEITPPKHQEAFQLLEILSQIDIFSGFPIEKAKEFLQIVKEERFRRGEQIIKKGTHGDRFFIIASGNVRFEGLSSDHSAVKRYGTYEYFGEASLILDTVRQADVYAETDVLALTIEKTRFFQFIRGSKLHENLIKLNSIRETNTWKTLTESQTFRGLTSYQVTQLELILKLETVKKEAVLIEEGQTFQNAYIVRSGTVVVMQNHKTIRELGAGDFVGEIYSLTKGLPSHFSFIAWPGTELYVLSQEDAIQYIKKNPGVYMKLNTVYN